From the genome of Deltaproteobacteria bacterium, one region includes:
- a CDS encoding GAF domain-containing protein, with protein sequence MAGSPYGPHPSSARDETLPALTVHARTRARRRRMLAGALAVLGYAAAVLIGAATSPDLGFYAHQGGPILAVDADSAAARAGVAVGQRIVGVGGVPLRGRRAVHDAIGRVRPGDVLVLDLDDGTRRTTARFVVGRRMPWASAAAVLLASVLLWMAVLADRGGPGVLPRAFFRSTLVYVVFLAGAFSWEYVASTAIFSVPWFFAMALAAPVTCHFMLKFPAGAIRQTRRQVLALYAPPIALATAMSAAHLAMYAGIDEVESNVVALAFGAASIGLAVVYLVVGVVSRAHRLRHRRAEVDPGAARWLQVGHAFVAVPLIAGGIWAWIDVGAFVAGGFKPFIGVAMIGGTTSVVLAMTRTPFGELDRMWRRSGGHVIATALAGALFLAFIGAAGGAASTLSGGNFTASLGATLVAAALFGPVRARLQQMVDARFARDRSRIRALLREAAEAAAATLDLDALLGGVVHRVRDALSADGAAIFEADDHVGGWRRVAVAGTVPIGDVLAPRDPISLRLRAAFAARSTRELAARILGVPLAVDGGQIALVVAPRDDRNGFDDEERELLQTVAAQLAVAINNARAHTELHRLNDKLRREYARAEKRRRQIARLKERVEEENRELLGQLASRDGRQPVIGSGLRATFELVQKVARTNATALVLGETGVGKELIARAIHAGSRRRGGPFVVVDCGAISPGLFESALFGHERGAFTGAVRSQPGAFRSADGGTVFLDEIGELPLDLQPKLLRVLQEREVHPVGADQPVPVDVRVVAGTNRNLREEVARGAFREDLLYRLQVVEIHVPPLRDRRDDIPALADYFLEGIAQRTGRPKKRLDPAAMDALRDYPWPGNVRELEHAMEAAVVYAEGDVIRASDLPIFDDVFRARGQRALAAAAGPQAGGPRHGLRETLEELERQRLIDALREHDGNRTRAAKALGISRGALLRRLKRYAIEDAAAG encoded by the coding sequence ATGGCTGGATCGCCGTACGGCCCGCATCCCTCGTCGGCGCGCGACGAGACGCTCCCCGCGCTCACGGTGCACGCGCGCACGCGCGCACGCCGGCGGCGGATGCTCGCGGGAGCGCTCGCCGTGCTCGGCTATGCCGCCGCGGTCCTCATCGGCGCAGCGACTTCGCCGGACCTCGGCTTCTACGCGCACCAGGGGGGGCCCATCCTCGCCGTGGACGCCGACAGCGCGGCGGCGCGCGCGGGCGTCGCGGTCGGGCAGCGCATCGTCGGCGTCGGCGGCGTGCCCCTGCGCGGCCGCCGGGCCGTGCACGACGCGATCGGCCGCGTCCGTCCCGGCGACGTCCTCGTGCTGGACCTCGACGACGGCACGCGCCGCACGACGGCGCGCTTTGTGGTCGGGCGGCGCATGCCGTGGGCGTCGGCTGCCGCGGTGTTGCTGGCGAGCGTATTGCTGTGGATGGCCGTGCTCGCGGATCGCGGCGGCCCAGGAGTCCTGCCGCGGGCGTTTTTTCGGTCCACGCTGGTGTACGTCGTCTTTCTCGCCGGGGCGTTTTCGTGGGAGTACGTCGCGTCGACCGCGATCTTCAGCGTGCCGTGGTTCTTCGCGATGGCGTTGGCGGCTCCGGTGACGTGCCACTTCATGCTCAAGTTCCCCGCCGGCGCGATCCGGCAGACGCGGCGCCAGGTGCTCGCCCTGTACGCCCCGCCGATTGCACTGGCCACGGCCATGTCGGCGGCCCACCTCGCGATGTACGCCGGCATCGACGAGGTCGAGTCCAACGTGGTGGCGCTCGCGTTCGGCGCCGCGAGTATCGGCCTGGCGGTCGTGTACCTCGTCGTGGGCGTCGTGTCCCGCGCACACCGGCTCCGGCATCGTCGCGCGGAGGTCGACCCCGGCGCGGCCCGCTGGCTGCAAGTCGGCCACGCGTTCGTCGCCGTGCCGCTGATCGCGGGCGGCATCTGGGCGTGGATCGATGTCGGAGCGTTCGTCGCCGGCGGGTTCAAGCCGTTTATCGGCGTGGCGATGATCGGTGGCACGACGTCGGTCGTCCTCGCGATGACGCGCACGCCGTTCGGGGAACTCGATCGGATGTGGCGCCGATCCGGCGGGCACGTCATCGCAACCGCGCTGGCCGGCGCGCTGTTTCTCGCGTTCATCGGCGCGGCCGGCGGCGCGGCCAGCACGCTATCCGGCGGCAACTTCACCGCGTCGCTGGGCGCGACACTGGTCGCGGCGGCCTTGTTTGGGCCGGTGCGGGCGCGGCTGCAGCAGATGGTGGACGCGCGGTTTGCGCGCGACCGCAGCCGCATCCGCGCGCTGCTGCGCGAGGCGGCCGAAGCCGCCGCGGCCACCCTCGACCTGGACGCCCTGCTCGGCGGCGTCGTCCACCGCGTGCGCGATGCGTTGTCGGCCGACGGCGCGGCGATCTTCGAGGCCGACGACCACGTCGGCGGCTGGCGACGAGTCGCCGTCGCCGGCACCGTTCCGATCGGCGATGTGCTCGCACCGCGCGATCCGATCTCGTTGCGGCTACGCGCGGCGTTCGCCGCGCGGTCGACCCGCGAGCTCGCCGCGCGCATCCTCGGTGTGCCGCTCGCGGTCGACGGCGGGCAGATTGCGCTCGTCGTCGCGCCGCGCGACGACCGCAACGGCTTCGACGACGAGGAGCGCGAACTCCTGCAGACCGTCGCCGCCCAGCTCGCGGTCGCGATCAACAACGCGCGCGCGCATACCGAGCTGCACAGACTCAACGACAAGCTGCGCCGCGAGTATGCGCGCGCCGAAAAGCGGCGTCGCCAGATCGCCCGCCTCAAAGAGCGCGTCGAGGAGGAGAACCGCGAGCTGCTCGGCCAGCTCGCCTCCCGCGACGGCCGCCAGCCGGTGATCGGGAGCGGCCTTCGCGCCACGTTCGAACTCGTCCAGAAGGTCGCTCGCACGAACGCGACCGCACTCGTGCTCGGCGAGACGGGCGTCGGCAAGGAACTGATCGCACGCGCGATCCACGCCGGCAGCCGACGGCGCGGTGGCCCGTTCGTCGTCGTCGATTGCGGCGCGATCTCGCCCGGGTTGTTCGAGTCGGCGCTGTTCGGCCACGAGCGGGGGGCGTTCACCGGTGCGGTCCGGTCGCAGCCCGGCGCGTTCCGGTCGGCCGACGGCGGCACCGTGTTCCTCGACGAAATCGGCGAACTACCGCTCGACCTACAGCCCAAGCTGCTGCGCGTCCTGCAAGAGCGCGAAGTGCACCCCGTCGGCGCCGACCAGCCGGTGCCGGTCGACGTCCGCGTCGTCGCCGGAACCAACCGCAACCTGCGAGAGGAAGTCGCTCGGGGCGCCTTCCGCGAGGATCTGCTGTATCGCCTGCAGGTCGTGGAGATCCACGTCCCGCCGCTGCGCGACCGTCGCGACGACATTCCGGCGCTCGCCGACTACTTCCTCGAGGGGATCGCCCAGCGGACCGGTCGGCCCAAGAAGCGACTCGACCCGGCGGCGATGGACGCCCTGCGCGACTATCCGTGGCCGGGCAACGTGCGGGAACTCGAACACGCGATGGAGGCCGCCGTCGTCTACGCCGAGGGGGACGTGATTCGGGCGTCCGACCTGCCGATCTTCGACGACGTCTTCCGCGCGCGAGGGCAGCGGGCCCTTGCGGCTGCCGCCGGGCCCCAGGCCGGCGGACCACGCCACGGCCTCCGCGAGACGCTCGAGGAGCTCGAGCGGCAGCGGCTCATCGACGCGCTGCGCGAGCACGACGGCAACCGGACGCGGGCCGCCAAGGCGCTTGGAATCTCGCGCGGTGCCCTGCTCCGCCGGCTCAAGCGCTACGCGATCGAAGACGCGGCCGCCGGCTGA
- a CDS encoding BMC domain-containing protein, with translation MSRRRGPSVRAARAADAGHRHGPRARRRRRDRGGAAGRARLSPHGRHALEQHREHGGNGENLQLLDLRQERVQPRRPWLRRGRIHLVHDREPDRRRADHRGPLHARAALHPEGRVPVRIGARCVHPALAILELGSIARGVITSDAAVKRAPVTLLWSRPVSSGKHLVAFAGEVAEVEESLRAAQQVAGDALIDALYLPYADAQLWPLLSGDGDRPAPIDAVGVVETDTVCAAVRAADAAAKTAPVTLLDLRLAVGIGGKAFFTLTGELPDVEAAVDAARGAVAPARILGIEIVPAPHDDLRDRLLR, from the coding sequence GTGTCACGTCGACGAGGGCCATCCGTTCGTGCAGCACGAGCTGCTGATGCCGGTCATCGGCATGGTCCGCGTGCGCGACGCCGCCGACGGGATCGCGGCGGCGCTGCGGGTCGAGCACGGCTTTCACCACACGGCCGTCATGCACTCGAACAACATCGAGAACATGGCGGCAATGGCGAGAATCTGCAACTGCTCGATCTTCGTCAAGAACGCGTCCAGCCTCGCCGGCCTTGGCTACGGCGGGGAAGGATACACCTCGTTCACGATCGCGAGCCCGACCGGCGAAGGGCTGACCACCGCGGTCCACTTCACGCGCGAGCGGCGCTGCACCCTGAAGGACGCGTTCCGGTTCGTATAGGAGCCCGCTGCGTGCATCCGGCGCTGGCCATCCTCGAACTCGGCTCGATCGCCCGCGGCGTGATCACCAGCGACGCCGCGGTCAAACGCGCGCCGGTGACCCTGCTGTGGTCGCGCCCGGTATCGTCCGGCAAGCACCTCGTCGCGTTCGCCGGCGAGGTCGCCGAGGTCGAGGAGTCGCTGCGCGCCGCGCAACAGGTCGCCGGCGACGCACTGATCGACGCGCTGTATCTGCCCTACGCGGATGCGCAGTTGTGGCCGCTGTTGTCCGGCGACGGCGATCGCCCGGCGCCCATCGACGCCGTCGGCGTCGTCGAGACCGACACGGTGTGCGCGGCGGTGCGCGCCGCCGACGCCGCGGCCAAGACCGCGCCGGTGACCCTGCTCGATTTGCGGCTCGCCGTCGGCATCGGCGGCAAGGCGTTCTTCACGCTCACCGGCGAGCTGCCGGACGTCGAGGCCGCCGTGGACGCGGCGCGCGGCGCGGTCGCCCCCGCGCGGATCCTCGGCATCGAGATCGTACCGGCGCCGCACGACGACCTGCGCGACCGGCTGCTGCGCTGA
- a CDS encoding 5-formyltetrahydrofolate cyclo-ligase, with protein sequence MIARRDAIPPEHAAVAADIAAAHAVAAISPAPGQTIGLYAAFRSELATAPLAGALADAGATLAYPRVDRAARRLVFHAVADPRDLRPGVLGIPEPPPDAPAVDLTAVAAFVVPGLAFDRSGGRLGWGRGYYDATLAAAPRARRIGYAFELQLVEIVPVDDHDAPMDCVITEAGIRTVGE encoded by the coding sequence ATGATCGCGCGACGCGACGCGATCCCGCCAGAACACGCCGCGGTCGCTGCCGACATCGCGGCGGCCCACGCGGTCGCTGCGATCTCGCCGGCGCCGGGCCAGACCATTGGCCTGTACGCCGCGTTCCGCAGCGAGCTCGCGACCGCGCCGCTCGCCGGCGCGCTCGCCGATGCCGGCGCGACGCTCGCCTATCCGCGAGTGGACCGAGCCGCCCGCCGGCTCGTGTTCCACGCCGTCGCGGACCCGCGCGACCTGCGCCCGGGCGTGCTCGGCATCCCGGAGCCGCCGCCCGACGCGCCCGCCGTCGACCTGACGGCCGTCGCCGCGTTCGTGGTGCCCGGACTGGCGTTCGATCGGTCGGGCGGCCGGCTCGGCTGGGGCCGCGGCTACTACGACGCGACCCTGGCCGCCGCACCGCGGGCGCGGCGCATCGGCTATGCATTCGAACTGCAACTGGTCGAAATCGTACCCGTCGACGACCACGACGCGCCGATGGACTGTGTTATTACGGAAGCGGGCATCCGGACGGTCGGTGAG
- a CDS encoding peptidylprolyl isomerase, which translates to MARTTWVGIAAIAALAAWGCSKQEATADHASGQAEAKPAAAAAAKTAARGGGTGAPSETSGSASGGTEAARDPAADRPTEADVRPPTAADLADYVKDLEGDGPLTATFETSMGAIHCELFEKQTPMTVANFVGLARGLKAWKHPGTGKIERRPFYDGLVFHRVIPNFMIQGGDPLGIGRGGPGYQFADEFVDSLRHDRPGRLSMANAGPGTNGSQFFITEVPTPHLDGRHTIFGQCDDIDVVKRIAREGRVDKVKIEKVTIARGGK; encoded by the coding sequence ATGGCGCGCACGACATGGGTTGGAATTGCGGCCATCGCGGCGCTGGCCGCGTGGGGCTGCAGCAAGCAGGAGGCGACCGCCGACCATGCGTCTGGCCAGGCCGAGGCCAAGCCCGCCGCGGCCGCCGCGGCCAAGACGGCGGCGCGCGGCGGCGGGACCGGCGCCCCGTCCGAAACCAGCGGCTCGGCATCCGGTGGCACCGAGGCCGCGCGGGATCCGGCAGCGGACCGTCCGACCGAGGCCGACGTGCGACCGCCAACGGCCGCCGACCTTGCCGACTACGTCAAGGATCTCGAAGGCGACGGGCCGTTGACCGCAACCTTCGAGACGTCGATGGGGGCCATCCACTGCGAACTGTTCGAAAAACAGACCCCGATGACGGTCGCCAACTTCGTGGGCCTCGCGCGCGGCCTCAAGGCGTGGAAGCATCCGGGGACGGGCAAAATCGAGCGCCGCCCGTTCTACGACGGGCTCGTGTTCCACCGCGTCATCCCGAACTTCATGATCCAGGGAGGCGACCCGCTCGGGATCGGCCGTGGGGGGCCGGGCTACCAGTTCGCGGACGAGTTCGTGGACTCGCTGCGCCACGACCGGCCCGGCCGGCTATCGATGGCGAACGCGGGGCCCGGTACCAACGGCAGCCAGTTCTTCATCACGGAGGTGCCCACGCCGCACCTCGATGGCCGGCATACGATCTTCGGCCAGTGCGACGACATCGACGTGGTCAAGCGTATCGCCCGCGAGGGGCGGGTCGACAAGGTCAAGATCGAGAAGGTCACGATCGCGCGCGGCGGCAAGTAG
- a CDS encoding PilZ domain-containing protein, with amino-acid sequence MTHRRPAPSGCSRRRSRNVEQRKSQRIRVSLPARYRSRAVSLDGVVADLSCDGLFLKAEFLDDTGTAVDVDVDLPGADAPVSLAGEVVRTDDTPAGRGMGIRFRNLALPTRLLIANYLLARSSSGR; translated from the coding sequence ATGACACATCGCCGACCCGCACCGAGCGGGTGCTCACGACGCAGGAGCCGCAACGTGGAACAGCGCAAGTCGCAACGAATCCGGGTCAGCTTGCCCGCGCGCTACCGATCTCGCGCCGTGTCGCTCGACGGCGTCGTGGCCGACCTCAGTTGCGACGGACTGTTCTTGAAAGCCGAGTTCCTCGACGACACCGGGACGGCCGTGGACGTGGACGTCGACCTTCCCGGCGCCGACGCCCCCGTGTCGCTCGCGGGCGAGGTCGTCCGCACGGACGACACGCCGGCGGGCCGCGGTATGGGCATCCGCTTTCGCAACCTCGCTCTGCCGACCCGCCTGCTGATCGCGAACTACCTGCTCGCTCGCAGCAGTTCCGGCCGCTGA
- a CDS encoding GNAT family N-acetyltransferase, with translation MKPRARLVAKRIRVRRLRKRDYEAVVELQKACFPGMEPWSREQFYSQIEKFPDGQLCVEYDGKIVASSSSLIVDFDLYSDWHNWKEIADNGFIRNHTDDGDTLYGIEIMVHPRYRGYRLSRRLYDARKQLARERNLARIVIGGRIPGYHKYADQMSAEEYVERVQARELFDPVFTAQLANGFELRRLIPNYLPADEESRGYATYLEWTNHDYRRDGKTSVERVQNVRLATVQYQMRQVHSFDEMAAQVEFFVDAAADYRADFVLFPELFTTQLLSITPDRHPGSAARRLASYTPQYVDMFGQLAIRYNINIIGGSQFCVEDGDLYNVAYLFRRDGSIGRQYKLHITPSERRWWGVSPGNSIEVFDTDRGRVAILICYDVEFPELARIAVKKAAQILFVPFNTNERYGYLRVRHCAQARCVENHVYVVTSGCVGNLPYVANADVHYAQSAIFTPSDVQFSWDGIAAECTPNIETVLVHDVDIERLRRHRYTGTTTNWYDRRKDLYRVVFRDGDVEREV, from the coding sequence ATGAAACCGCGGGCACGTCTGGTCGCGAAACGAATTCGGGTGCGCAGGCTGCGCAAGCGCGACTACGAGGCTGTCGTCGAACTGCAGAAGGCGTGTTTCCCCGGCATGGAACCGTGGTCGCGCGAGCAGTTCTACAGTCAGATCGAGAAGTTCCCGGACGGCCAGCTGTGCGTCGAGTACGACGGCAAGATTGTCGCGTCGTCGAGCAGTCTGATCGTCGACTTCGACCTGTACTCCGATTGGCACAACTGGAAGGAGATCGCCGACAACGGCTTCATCCGCAACCACACAGACGACGGCGACACGCTGTACGGCATCGAGATCATGGTGCACCCGCGCTATCGCGGCTACCGCCTGTCCCGCCGACTGTACGACGCGCGCAAACAGCTCGCCCGCGAGCGGAACCTGGCGCGCATCGTCATCGGTGGCCGCATTCCCGGCTATCACAAGTACGCCGACCAAATGTCGGCCGAGGAATACGTGGAGCGCGTGCAGGCGCGCGAGCTGTTCGACCCGGTGTTCACCGCGCAGCTGGCCAACGGCTTCGAACTCCGCCGGCTCATTCCGAACTATCTTCCGGCGGACGAGGAATCGCGCGGCTACGCCACCTATCTCGAGTGGACCAACCACGACTATCGGCGCGACGGCAAGACTTCCGTCGAACGCGTCCAAAACGTTCGGCTCGCGACAGTGCAATACCAGATGCGCCAGGTCCACTCGTTCGACGAGATGGCCGCGCAGGTCGAGTTTTTCGTCGACGCGGCCGCCGACTATCGGGCCGACTTCGTACTGTTCCCCGAACTATTCACGACGCAGCTGTTGTCGATCACGCCCGACCGCCACCCTGGATCCGCGGCACGCCGGCTCGCGTCGTATACCCCGCAGTACGTCGACATGTTCGGGCAGCTCGCGATCCGGTACAACATCAACATCATCGGCGGCTCGCAGTTCTGCGTCGAAGACGGCGATCTATATAACGTCGCCTACCTGTTCCGCCGCGACGGCTCCATCGGGCGCCAGTACAAACTACACATCACCCCGAGCGAGCGCAGGTGGTGGGGCGTGAGTCCGGGCAACTCGATCGAAGTGTTCGACACCGATCGCGGCCGCGTTGCCATTCTCATCTGTTACGACGTCGAATTTCCCGAACTCGCGCGAATCGCGGTGAAAAAGGCCGCCCAGATCCTGTTCGTTCCGTTCAACACCAACGAGCGCTACGGCTATCTGCGCGTGCGGCACTGCGCGCAGGCTCGCTGCGTCGAAAACCACGTCTACGTGGTCACATCGGGCTGCGTCGGCAACCTGCCCTACGTCGCCAACGCCGACGTGCACTACGCGCAGTCCGCGATCTTCACGCCGTCGGACGTCCAGTTCAGCTGGGACGGCATCGCGGCCGAGTGCACTCCCAACATCGAAACCGTTCTCGTGCACGATGTCGACATCGAGCGCCTCCGTCGCCACCGCTATACGGGCACGACGACGAACTGGTACGACCGTCGCAAAGATCTCTACCGCGTCGTCTTCCGCGACGGGGACGTGGAGCGCGAGGTGTAG
- a CDS encoding cell division protein ZapA → MKRAVTVEVARQRLSLRTDAKPKYLKELAAYVDAKLDEARRSGRTQTTQSLALLAALNIADELHQLRASHETLKRQVKERSERILRALQTEASR, encoded by the coding sequence GTGAAGCGCGCGGTCACGGTGGAGGTTGCCCGACAACGGTTGTCGCTGCGCACCGACGCCAAGCCGAAGTACCTCAAAGAGCTGGCCGCCTACGTCGACGCGAAGCTCGACGAAGCGCGCCGCTCGGGGCGCACTCAGACGACGCAGTCGCTCGCGTTGCTCGCGGCCCTCAACATCGCCGACGAGCTGCACCAGCTGCGCGCGAGCCACGAAACCCTCAAGCGCCAGGTGAAAGAGCGCTCGGAGCGCATCCTGCGCGCGCTGCAAACGGAGGCATCGCGATAG